TAGCGTAAAGCCCGGTGCGGAAATTTTGATTTACGATACCGATGCCGAACGGGCAAATTTTGTCAGGGATACCTTGAGAGTAAATCCGCTGAATAGCATAGGAGAGGTTATCGAAAATTGCGACATAGTTTTTATTGCCGTCAAACCTTATTCCGTGGAAAGCGTGCTCGAGGTTTCCGCTCAGGCCTTGAACGGTTTTAAAAATAGCAGAGATTTTCCAATGTTTATTTCGATGGCTGGCGGGGTTAAGGTTGACTTTATGGAAGAGGTTTTCAACCGGACGCTGAAAAATATTTTCCCGATAAAAATATTCAGAATTATGCCGAACATAAACTCCTTAGTGGGTAAGGGGGTGAGCGCGGTGTGTTACAATAATTATGTTTCGGATGAAGATATAAAAATAGCAACCGAAATATTGGAAACATCCTCGAAGGTTTTGGTTATCGAGGAGAAATATTTTGATGCGGTAACCGCTTTAAGCGGGAGCGGCCCCGCGTATGTATTTTTAATTGCCGAAGGGCTTATCGAGGCGGGGGTTAAACTTGGTCTTCCGAGAAATGCGGCAAAGACTTTGTCGCTTCAAACGCTTCTCGGTTCGGCTGTTCTGCTAAACGCTCCGGAATTTTCGAAATCTTCCACGAAAGACCTTAAAGATATGGTAACATCCCCGGGCGGCACGACGGCTTACGGACTTGCAAAGTTAGAAGAAGGAAGAATTAAATATGTTTTGGACTCGGCCGTAAATGCGGCGTATTTGAGGGCAAAGGGGCTGCTTTAAAAAATGCCGGAATCTTCTCTTGTAATAGCGGATAATATAAAAAATATAAATGTAAAAGTAAAAACCGCCGCCGTAAAAAGCGGCCGAGATTTCTCGGATATAACGATTTTGGCGGCGTCTAAAACGAGAAGCCCCGGGGAGATTCTGGAAGCGTTTAACTGTGGCATAAAGGTTTTCGGGGAGAACTATGTTCAGGAGTTTTTGTCCAAGTTTGAGTTGCTTGCGGGCTATAAAGACCTTCGCTGGCATATCATAGGGCATCTTCAAAAAAATAAAGTTAAATATATAACCGGAAAGGTCGATTTAATTCATTCCATTGACAGCGTCCCGCTTGCGAAAGCCGTTGAAAACCGCGGGGTTTCCCAAAATATCGTTGCGGATATTTTAATCGAGGTAAACCTTGCCGGCGAAAAAACCAAAAACGGCGCGACAATAGATGAAACATATAATTTGGTCAAAGAAATAAATAAATTGCAGGGACTCCGGCTGAAAGGCCTTATGGCAATGCCCCCTTTGGAAAAAAATAATAGAAAATATTTTAAGTCTTTAAGAGAACTTCTTAAGGATATAAACGATAAAGGCATTTATAAAGAAAAACTTTCGACCCTTTCGATGGGAACATCGGGCGATTTCGAAGAGGCGATCGAGGAGGGCGCGACTATAATAAGGCTTGGAACCGTAATATTCGGCAGTCGTCCCCCGAAAGTTAAATCAGCATAATAACATAATAAATAAGATAATAAATTAACCTAAGGTGGAATATTATAAAAAACAGGTAATACTGGCATCGTCTTCGGAAAGAAGAATATTTCTGCTTAAACAATTAGGCGCGGGTTTTATTGTCGTAAATCACAGGCTTCAAGTGGAACCGCAGTTTGACGGAAGCGCGCCCCTCGGTCGTTTTGTTCAGGATCTTGCGTTAAAGAAGGCGGAAAGTTTGCAGGAATACTATCCCGATAACTTTATAATAGGCTCCGATACCGTTATATGCCTGAACGGAACGGTTTACGGCAAACCCAAAGACTTTGACGATGCCTTTAATACGATAAAAGAACTTTCGGGCAAAACCCATGAGGTTTACACAGGTGTCAGCCTGATCAACAAGCTTAAAAATGTTTATAGAACCGCTTACGATAAAACCTTCGTTAAGGTAAAACCGTTAAATAACGACGAGATAAAAAATTATCTGAATAAATATCCCCCGTTTGATAAGGCGGGAAGTTATGGAATTCAAGATGATAACGGGATTGTGGAGTCATACGCAGGCTCTTTTGAAAATGTTTTAGGACTGCCCGTTCAAAAATTAATCCCGCTATTAAATGAATATCACTTGATATAGCAATTTCCGCGCAAATGCAAGTTTAGACCCCCCCTATAAAAAAAGGGGGGTCTAAACAGCGGGTGTCAGGGAGCCTTATTTGTTCCCCCGCCTCAGTAGCTCCATTGCCTTTTTGAGGCTTATCTGCATCCTGTTAAATGATTTTGCAAGCGAGCCTATTTCATCATTTCTCGGATGGACAATCTCTTCGGTAAAATGCCCCTTCGATATTTCATCGGCAAGTTTCGACATTTTAGTTATCGGTTTTATTATTGCGCTTTTTATAATAAAATAAAGGAATAAGATAATGATAACAATAAAAATTACCGCAATAATCACAGAATTTTTAATAAAAATGTTTTGAGCATTTTTAAGAGGCTTCAGAGAGTATATTAACTTTACGCCGCCTAAAATATCCCCCGACGAAGCTCTTGTATGGCACATTAAACAGTTTATTCCCCTCGAATTTGTTCTTGCCACGAAAGGGACTCCCACCATAAGTTCAAAGGGCTTGCCGTTTTTATAAATAATTTCGGTCGATGTTTTATCCGAACTTAAGATTTTATTATCAAAGGAAGAGCTCGGTTCTTCTTCCTTAAGTCCTTTTCCAAATTCGGCGTTTACAATTCCTCCCCTTATTACCTGAAAGTCTTTTATCCCCCTAATCTTTTTATAAATGGAAAAAAGCCCCTTTCTATCGGTTTTTTTCTTAATTGTCCCGTTCAGCATCATGGCGTTGAGACTTGAGAGGGCTGTTTTTGCAGTTACTACAGCGTCATGTTTAGTTAGAGAAACAGTAAGTTTGTTTTGGAGATTGTAAGAGTTGTAAACGATTAAAGCGATTGGAATAATGACGAGCAAGACAAGAGGAACGATAATTTTTGTCTTTACCCTTACATCCTGAAAAGATTTAAAAATGCCGTTGGGCATAATACACCACCTTTAATTAAATAAAATTAAATAAGAAGAACGATTGGTTAATTAGAAAATATGTTTTATGGATTATATAAACAGGCTTTTTAAATTTATATTTATTATATTAATTAATATTAGTCGGAAGATTTCTCGCCTTCCGCCAGTTTTGGCAATGTCCATGCCGCGTAATCGCATTTTGGATAATTAGAGCATCCGTAAAATTTTCGGCCTTTTTTTGTCCGCTTTTCGACTAAATAGCCGCCGCAGCCGGTTGGGCAGGGAATTTTGGATTTATTATGCTTAACGGGTATAGGTTTTATATTTTTGCATTCGGGGTATCCGCTGCAAGAAAGGAATTTGCCGTATCTGCCGGTTTTTATTACCATCGGTTTCCCGCATTTCTCGCATATTTCATCCGTTTCATCCGCCTGAGCGCCGCCTTCCGCATTTTCTTTTGGAATCTCTTTAGTGTTTTTGCATTCGGGGTATCCGCTGCAGGCCAGAAACTTGCCGAACCTCCCCATCTTTATTACCATCGGTTTCCCGCATTTTTCGCAAATTATATCCGTGGGTTCCGAAGTTCCCTTTATGTTTTTAATGTTCATTTTGGCGGCGCCAAAGCTTTTCATAAATTGGTCGTAAAAATTTGCCAGCAGCTCTTTCCTGCTCATTGCTCCCTTTTCGATCCCGTCAAGTTTTGCTTCCATATTTGCCGTAAATTTTAAATCTACGATATCGGAAAAACCTGCTTTTAAAATATCCGAAACCGTCATTCCCAATTCGGTAGGCTTAAACTTTTGCGTGGAACCGCCTTTTTTTGAGGCATCCGCCGATTCCGTCGTCATAGCCACATAATCTTTATTTTTGATGTTTGCAATGATGCTTTGATATGTGGACGGCCTGCCGATGCCGTTTTCGTCTAAGGCTTTTACTAAGGTTGCCTCGGTGTATCTGGGCGGAGGTGAAGTAAAATGCTGAAAAGTATCAACCTTTTTTATATCGGCGGGGTCGCCTTTCGTAAGAAGCGCAAAAATTTTTAATATGGAACTACGGGATGCTTCGGCATCTTCCTGCTCCTCGCCGTCAGATTTGGCTTTAATATTTGAACTTGTGCCAACCGCAGATTCATTTATTACTTTTTGGAATCCGTCAAAATTTAAAACACTCTCCGTCGTTTTAAAGGTATATGCGGTATTTTTATCAGCTTGCGGTTCGTTATAGATGCCCTTTATAACTATGCTGTATTGGTCGTATATGCTTTCGCTCATAAGCGAGGCCACGAAATAAGTCCATATTAGATTATATAGTTTGTATTCGTCAGGGGTCAGATATTCTTTAATTTTTTTAGGCGTCAATAAAACATCGGTAGGCCTTATTGCTTCGTGTGCGTCCTGTATCTTCCCTGCTTTTCCCTTTCCTTTATTAAATTCGTTTTTGTTTAAATATTCTTTGCCGAATGAATTTTCTATAAAATTTTTGGCCGCGGCGGCGGACATTCCGGATATTCTGGTCGAATCCGTTCTCATATAAGTTATAAGACCGACTGGACCTAACGGTTTATTGCTTACCCCTTCCACCGTCCCCAGTTCCACTCCTTCATAAAGCTTCTGGGCTATCGTCATTGTTTTTTTAACGGGAAATCTCAAAATTTTAGCGGCTTCCTGCTGGAGCGTGCTCGTAATAAGCGGAAGAGGAGGCTTTCTGGACGATTGTTTTTTGCCTATCTCCTCTATTTTATAGTTATCCGTTTTTAATAGTTTTTCTTTTAATCCCGAAACCTCTTCCTCGTTTTTGATTTTAGGTTCTTTTCCGTTAATTTTAAAAAGTTCGCACTCTATGCTTATGATTTTATTTTCTTTTATATCAAAAAGCGCGGTTACAGTCCAAAACTCTTCTTTTTTAAAATCCTTTATTTCTTTTTCCCTTTCGACAATCAAATATAAAGCAACCGACTGAACCCTGCCCGCCGAAAGTCCTCTGCGCACTTTTTCCCATAAAAACGGGCTAAGATTATAGCCGACGAGCCTGTCTAAAATTCTCCTTGCTTTTTGGGATTCATACATTGGCTCATTCAAAGAAGTAGGATTTTTTATAGCATTTTTTATAGCGTCTTTTGTTATTTCGTTAAAAAGAACCCTTTTCACATCAGGTTTTTTGCCTTTGATGGTATCGATGATTTCTTTAATATTCCATGCTATAGCTTCACCCTCCCTGTCAGGGTCTGCCGCAAGATATACGGTTTCCACGTTTTTTGCTATTTTCTTAATTTCTTCGATGGTTTTTTCTTTGCCTTTTATAATTTCATATTTTGGTTCGAAGTCATTTTTTATATCGACGCCAAGGGTGTTTTTGGGTAAATTTTTAATATGCCCGACCGTAGCCTTAACTATAAAATCCTCGCCCAGATATTTATTTATAGTGTGCGCTTTCGATGGAGATTCGACAAGTACAAGATTTTTCATAAGGTTTTAGTATTATTTTTATTTTAATTTAATTTGATTTTTTAATAACCCCGCCGGGGAATCTTTCTATTTCCGAATTCATCTCAAGCATCGAGACATTCTTAAGAATTTCGTTTGAGTTAATATTAAACTTAATATTGCTTAGTTTTATTAAATTGTCAATAGTTATATTTTCTTTTTCCAAAGTTTTTAATATAAATTCTTGAATAGGGCTGTATTCCGTTTTATTTTTAGCCGCATCGCTGCCGGGCAGGGTTAAATTATTATGAATACCTTTGGCATGCCGTTCCCCTTCAAAAATCTTTACCTGTTTGCCCGCATCTTTAAATTTTTTCATAACGCTTAACAATGAACTATTCTCCGACAGATACAGTATAGCCATTTCTTCCGATAAATGAAAAGCAAGGTTATTTCTTAAGGCGAATCCGTATTTTGAAGTTTTCGAAAACGGGTCTAAGGCAGAAATTTGCAAAATGTTTTTAAAATCAAACCTCGAGGTTGGCGATACTTTGGATAGTTTAGCCTGTTTATTTGGGATACTGGAAGTGAGCAGCGAATAATGCGGTAAAATTATCAGCGGAGAAGGATCGTCAAATTTTTCTATAAATTCTATTTCAGCCTCGCTGTTTGTTCCAATGCAAATAAAGCCCTCTTCTGCGTTACCTTTGCCTGCATAATAATCTTTAAAATCTTTTAATATACTCTTGCC
This is a stretch of genomic DNA from Candidatus Acidulodesulfobacterium ferriphilum. It encodes these proteins:
- the proC gene encoding pyrroline-5-carboxylate reductase gives rise to the protein MSLENRVIGFIGAGNMAYGLIKGMVSVKPGAEILIYDTDAERANFVRDTLRVNPLNSIGEVIENCDIVFIAVKPYSVESVLEVSAQALNGFKNSRDFPMFISMAGGVKVDFMEEVFNRTLKNIFPIKIFRIMPNINSLVGKGVSAVCYNNYVSDEDIKIATEILETSSKVLVIEEKYFDAVTALSGSGPAYVFLIAEGLIEAGVKLGLPRNAAKTLSLQTLLGSAVLLNAPEFSKSSTKDLKDMVTSPGGTTAYGLAKLEEGRIKYVLDSAVNAAYLRAKGLL
- a CDS encoding YggS family pyridoxal phosphate-dependent enzyme — encoded protein: MPESSLVIADNIKNINVKVKTAAVKSGRDFSDITILAASKTRSPGEILEAFNCGIKVFGENYVQEFLSKFELLAGYKDLRWHIIGHLQKNKVKYITGKVDLIHSIDSVPLAKAVENRGVSQNIVADILIEVNLAGEKTKNGATIDETYNLVKEINKLQGLRLKGLMAMPPLEKNNRKYFKSLRELLKDINDKGIYKEKLSTLSMGTSGDFEEAIEEGATIIRLGTVIFGSRPPKVKSA
- the topA gene encoding type I DNA topoisomerase, which translates into the protein MKNLVLVESPSKAHTINKYLGEDFIVKATVGHIKNLPKNTLGVDIKNDFEPKYEIIKGKEKTIEEIKKIAKNVETVYLAADPDREGEAIAWNIKEIIDTIKGKKPDVKRVLFNEITKDAIKNAIKNPTSLNEPMYESQKARRILDRLVGYNLSPFLWEKVRRGLSAGRVQSVALYLIVEREKEIKDFKKEEFWTVTALFDIKENKIISIECELFKINGKEPKIKNEEEVSGLKEKLLKTDNYKIEEIGKKQSSRKPPLPLITSTLQQEAAKILRFPVKKTMTIAQKLYEGVELGTVEGVSNKPLGPVGLITYMRTDSTRISGMSAAAAKNFIENSFGKEYLNKNEFNKGKGKAGKIQDAHEAIRPTDVLLTPKKIKEYLTPDEYKLYNLIWTYFVASLMSESIYDQYSIVIKGIYNEPQADKNTAYTFKTTESVLNFDGFQKVINESAVGTSSNIKAKSDGEEQEDAEASRSSILKIFALLTKGDPADIKKVDTFQHFTSPPPRYTEATLVKALDENGIGRPSTYQSIIANIKNKDYVAMTTESADASKKGGSTQKFKPTELGMTVSDILKAGFSDIVDLKFTANMEAKLDGIEKGAMSRKELLANFYDQFMKSFGAAKMNIKNIKGTSEPTDIICEKCGKPMVIKMGRFGKFLACSGYPECKNTKEIPKENAEGGAQADETDEICEKCGKPMVIKTGRYGKFLSCSGYPECKNIKPIPVKHNKSKIPCPTGCGGYLVEKRTKKGRKFYGCSNYPKCDYAAWTLPKLAEGEKSSD
- the maf gene encoding septum formation protein Maf; translated protein: MEYYKKQVILASSSERRIFLLKQLGAGFIVVNHRLQVEPQFDGSAPLGRFVQDLALKKAESLQEYYPDNFIIGSDTVICLNGTVYGKPKDFDDAFNTIKELSGKTHEVYTGVSLINKLKNVYRTAYDKTFVKVKPLNNDEIKNYLNKYPPFDKAGSYGIQDDNGIVESYAGSFENVLGLPVQKLIPLLNEYHLI
- a CDS encoding HAMP domain-containing protein — protein: MPNGIFKSFQDVRVKTKIIVPLVLLVIIPIALIVYNSYNLQNKLTVSLTKHDAVVTAKTALSSLNAMMLNGTIKKKTDRKGLFSIYKKIRGIKDFQVIRGGIVNAEFGKGLKEEEPSSSFDNKILSSDKTSTEIIYKNGKPFELMVGVPFVARTNSRGINCLMCHTRASSGDILGGVKLIYSLKPLKNAQNIFIKNSVIIAVIFIVIIILFLYFIIKSAIIKPITKMSKLADEISKGHFTEEIVHPRNDEIGSLAKSFNRMQISLKKAMELLRRGNK